The following are encoded together in the Gordonia insulae genome:
- a CDS encoding aminotransferase class V-fold PLP-dependent enzyme, whose translation MYVSELGEQWRRARLRPEIVHLDSAAAGRSSNAVIGSISAHLWRETERGSYVAAEDRADEIARDKRDLASLIGHTADELAFRESARAALRALLTYWNLPMSTTVWVAKNEFGPNLVEFERRGYAVRPLPDADLAGHVDTDALENMLQFEQPDFIHVCHVGSASGVVQPVTRIVEIAHAAAVPVVIDMAQSAGHTPTVTGADVVYGTSRKWLTGPRGVGFVAVRSDALRPVEVESSEAFVAGRLGLGVAVSELLAIGQQRVFRELAAIGRYTRERLDGIGSWEVLEPIDEPSAITTLAPPPGWQTADVAAARDKLFSLGILVTAADSWRAPLATEQSVLRVSPHLDVEREDLDRLADALRTMGY comes from the coding sequence ATGTATGTGAGCGAACTGGGTGAACAGTGGCGTCGTGCTCGCCTCCGCCCGGAGATCGTCCACCTCGATTCGGCGGCCGCGGGGCGGTCGTCTAACGCCGTGATCGGCAGCATCTCTGCACACCTCTGGCGTGAGACCGAACGCGGTTCCTATGTCGCCGCCGAGGATCGGGCAGACGAGATCGCCCGGGACAAACGGGATCTGGCATCGTTGATCGGCCATACCGCCGACGAACTCGCCTTCCGGGAGAGTGCTCGTGCGGCCCTGCGTGCGCTGCTCACCTACTGGAACCTGCCGATGTCGACGACGGTGTGGGTCGCCAAGAACGAGTTCGGACCCAATCTCGTCGAGTTCGAGCGACGCGGCTACGCGGTGCGTCCGCTACCCGACGCCGACCTCGCCGGCCACGTCGACACCGACGCCCTGGAGAACATGCTGCAGTTCGAGCAGCCCGATTTCATCCACGTCTGCCACGTCGGTTCGGCGTCGGGAGTGGTGCAACCGGTCACCCGGATCGTCGAGATCGCCCACGCCGCGGCTGTACCCGTGGTGATCGACATGGCCCAGTCGGCGGGACACACGCCGACCGTGACGGGCGCCGACGTCGTCTACGGGACGAGCCGTAAATGGCTGACCGGCCCGCGCGGAGTGGGATTCGTCGCGGTCCGATCCGACGCGTTGCGACCCGTCGAGGTGGAGAGCTCCGAGGCGTTCGTGGCCGGTCGGCTCGGACTCGGCGTCGCCGTCTCCGAACTGCTGGCCATCGGTCAGCAGCGGGTGTTCCGGGAACTGGCGGCGATCGGCCGCTACACGCGCGAGCGTCTGGACGGGATCGGCAGCTGGGAGGTGCTCGAGCCGATCGACGAGCCGTCCGCCATCACCACCCTCGCGCCGCCACCCGGCTGGCAGACCGCCGACGTCGCGGCCGCCCGCGACAAGCTCTTCTCCCTGGGCATCCTGGTGACGGCCGCGGACTCCTGGCGCGCGCCGCTGGCCACGGAACAGTCGGTGCTGCGCGTCAGCCCGCACCTCGACGTCGAGCGCGAGGACCTCGACCGGCTCGCCGACGCGTTGCGGACGATGGGGTACTGA
- a CDS encoding MFS transporter, with amino-acid sequence MSGSPHGTPGLRGFIHSLGHSPGLGRLLAVRLTSQITDGVFQAALFGAILFNPERHADPLAIAGGLAVLLLPYSVIGPFAGALLDHWDRRNVLMYANVIRGALIALVALCIATGTTDTVVLIGALAVTGASRFVASGLSASLPHVAHRDVIVATNALFTTLGAGMLAVGAGIAAMLRALFGPDNSGSALTTLGGVAIALVAATVAHGFGRLQLGPDEPDDPGRSAFHAVTVGLLHGARAVGHSRTVSAALSAIGAHRLVFGMNTLMLLVLSKHAGLGDGLAGVTVVAGFTAGGAFLAAVVTPYSVERFGRRITLVTALLVGAVAELSLLTFNAVVFCIGAFVLGLIGQVAKLCGDVAMQVDIGDAVRGQVFSVQDAVFNIAYVGAVALAAFAIPENGRSIALVVLGTVVYLIGAVVVRLLHTPHHPRHHTVNDDRIEANGRQS; translated from the coding sequence ATGTCTGGGTCGCCGCACGGCACCCCCGGTCTGCGGGGGTTCATCCACTCGCTGGGCCACTCTCCCGGGCTCGGGCGGCTCCTCGCGGTGCGACTCACCAGCCAGATCACCGACGGCGTCTTCCAGGCGGCCCTCTTCGGCGCGATCCTGTTCAACCCCGAACGACACGCCGACCCGCTGGCCATCGCCGGTGGTCTCGCGGTCCTGCTGCTCCCCTACTCCGTCATCGGTCCGTTCGCCGGCGCACTCCTCGATCATTGGGACCGCCGCAATGTCCTGATGTACGCCAACGTGATTCGCGGCGCACTGATCGCCCTGGTGGCGCTCTGTATCGCCACCGGGACAACCGACACCGTCGTCCTGATCGGCGCTCTCGCGGTGACCGGCGCAAGTCGATTCGTCGCGTCGGGTCTGTCCGCATCCCTGCCACACGTGGCTCACCGGGACGTGATCGTCGCGACGAACGCGCTGTTCACCACCCTCGGAGCCGGCATGCTCGCCGTGGGTGCGGGCATCGCCGCGATGCTGCGCGCGTTGTTCGGTCCGGACAATTCGGGGAGTGCACTGACCACTCTCGGTGGGGTGGCGATCGCCCTCGTCGCCGCGACGGTGGCACACGGATTCGGGCGGCTGCAGTTGGGGCCCGACGAGCCCGACGATCCCGGCCGGTCGGCGTTCCACGCGGTCACCGTCGGCTTGCTGCACGGCGCCCGGGCGGTCGGCCACTCACGCACGGTGTCGGCCGCGCTGTCGGCGATCGGCGCGCACCGTCTGGTGTTCGGCATGAACACGCTCATGCTGCTGGTGCTGAGCAAGCACGCCGGACTCGGTGACGGGCTGGCCGGTGTCACCGTGGTCGCGGGGTTCACCGCCGGCGGCGCATTCCTCGCCGCGGTGGTCACCCCGTACTCGGTCGAGCGGTTCGGCAGGCGCATCACCCTGGTCACCGCTCTCCTCGTGGGCGCGGTCGCCGAACTCTCCCTCCTCACCTTCAATGCCGTCGTCTTCTGCATCGGTGCGTTCGTGCTGGGCCTCATCGGCCAGGTGGCCAAGTTGTGCGGCGACGTCGCGATGCAGGTGGACATCGGCGACGCGGTCCGCGGTCAGGTGTTCTCCGTGCAGGACGCGGTGTTCAACATCGCCTACGTCGGTGCGGTCGCCCTTGCCGCGTTCGCCATCCCGGAGAACGGGCGATCGATCGCGCTGGTGGTGCTGGGCACCGTGGTCTATCTGATCGGCGCGGTGGTGGTGCGATTGCTGCACACTCCACACCATCCGAGGCACCACACGGTCAACGACGATCGAATCGAGGCGAACGGTCGTCAAAGCTGA
- a CDS encoding glycerol-3-phosphate dehydrogenase/oxidase: MSTLDARHREAGLAALAESAEPLDVLVIGGGITGVGVALDAATRGLRVALVEANDLAFGTSRWSSKLVHGGLRYLAGGHLPIAYESAVERHHLMTGIAPHLIRPLRQVVPDLGSRRSSALIATGFRAGDLLRRAARTPSSVLPGPARLSIGETLELCPATSRGGLRGGLASTDGQLVDDARLVVAVARTAAVFGAGIHTYTRADQVTGSGARLTDTRSGQSFDVAARTVVNATGVWAGDVDPSVRLRPSRGTHLVVDAATFGDPVGALTVPVAGSISRFVFALPEQLGRVYVGLTDVDAPGPVPDVPQPSDDEIDFLIDAINPALQQPISRADVIGTFAGLRPLIDQGGPESGTGTGDLADVSRRHRVSVTDRTLVGVIGGKLTTYRRMAQDAVDAAVAAGGLTAGACITTTTPLIGAAGMPRNTELPASMVRRFGSEARKVVATAQLDRPLEPIAGQLDVTRAEVEFAVSHEGALTADDILHRRTRIGLVDADADLARDAVQEIVDKKLGG, encoded by the coding sequence ATGAGCACACTCGACGCCCGACATCGCGAGGCCGGACTCGCCGCTCTCGCGGAGTCGGCCGAGCCGCTCGACGTGCTGGTGATCGGTGGTGGCATCACCGGGGTGGGCGTCGCCCTCGACGCGGCGACCCGTGGCCTGCGGGTGGCACTGGTGGAGGCGAACGACCTCGCCTTCGGCACATCACGGTGGAGTAGCAAGCTCGTGCACGGCGGGCTTCGCTACCTCGCCGGTGGGCATCTGCCGATCGCGTACGAGAGTGCCGTCGAGCGACATCACCTGATGACCGGGATCGCCCCGCACCTGATCCGCCCACTGCGCCAGGTGGTGCCCGACCTCGGTTCGCGGCGCTCGTCCGCGCTGATCGCCACCGGCTTCCGAGCCGGTGACCTGCTACGGCGTGCGGCGCGGACGCCGTCGTCGGTGCTGCCCGGGCCCGCGCGTCTCTCGATCGGCGAGACGCTGGAATTGTGTCCGGCGACGTCGCGGGGCGGACTGCGCGGTGGCCTCGCCAGTACCGACGGCCAGCTCGTCGACGACGCGCGGCTCGTCGTCGCGGTGGCGCGGACGGCCGCCGTGTTCGGGGCCGGCATCCATACCTACACCCGCGCCGACCAGGTCACCGGAAGCGGTGCGCGCCTGACGGATACGCGCAGCGGGCAGAGCTTCGACGTCGCTGCGCGCACCGTCGTGAACGCGACCGGCGTGTGGGCCGGCGACGTGGATCCGTCGGTCCGGCTGCGGCCCAGCCGGGGCACCCACCTCGTCGTCGACGCCGCGACGTTCGGCGATCCCGTCGGCGCACTCACCGTGCCCGTGGCCGGATCGATCTCCCGGTTCGTGTTCGCCCTGCCGGAGCAACTCGGTCGGGTCTACGTGGGCCTCACCGATGTCGACGCCCCCGGGCCCGTACCGGACGTCCCGCAGCCATCCGACGACGAGATCGACTTCCTCATCGACGCGATCAACCCTGCTCTGCAGCAACCGATTTCCCGCGCCGACGTCATCGGCACCTTCGCCGGACTGCGGCCACTGATCGACCAGGGCGGTCCCGAGAGCGGCACCGGCACAGGTGATCTCGCCGACGTCTCACGCCGACACCGGGTCAGCGTCACCGACCGGACGCTCGTCGGCGTGATCGGCGGCAAACTCACCACCTACCGTCGGATGGCGCAGGACGCCGTCGACGCCGCCGTCGCCGCCGGTGGACTGACCGCCGGTGCGTGTATCACGACCACGACGCCGTTGATCGGCGCCGCCGGCATGCCCCGCAACACCGAGCTACCCGCATCGATGGTCCGCCGATTCGGTTCGGAGGCAAGGAAAGTCGTGGCGACCGCCCAGCTGGACCGGCCGCTGGAGCCGATCGCCGGTCAGCTCGACGTCACGCGAGCGGAGGTGGAGTTCGCGGTGTCGCACGAGGGGGCGCTCACCGCGGACGACATCCTGCACCGACGGACCCGTATCGGACTGGTCGACGCGGACGCCGACCTGGCGCGGGACGCGGTGCAGGAGATCGTGGACAAGAAGCTGGGCGGCTGA
- a CDS encoding TetR/AcrR family transcriptional regulator, translating into MSICKEDIADQVLDAARNCLIRKDGRKVTVAEVAREAGVSRPTVYRRWPDMSEILRALLTREVMSVVAAVTDVTPLRTADFDATIDLVVRVVAALRDDELVAALWREQREFMMPYVFDRLGTSQQGVLDILADSIGRGQERGQVRDGDPDKMASMVLLITQSAIQSRALVESILGDEWSRELHYALSAYLRRPDDLPTAT; encoded by the coding sequence ATGTCAATCTGTAAAGAGGACATCGCCGACCAGGTACTCGACGCCGCCCGTAACTGCCTGATCCGCAAGGACGGCCGCAAGGTGACCGTCGCCGAGGTCGCGCGCGAGGCAGGCGTCAGCCGCCCGACCGTCTACCGGCGCTGGCCGGACATGTCCGAGATACTGCGCGCGTTGCTCACCCGCGAAGTCATGAGCGTCGTCGCCGCGGTCACCGACGTCACGCCCCTGCGGACCGCCGATTTCGACGCCACGATCGACCTGGTGGTCCGGGTCGTCGCGGCGCTGCGTGACGACGAACTCGTCGCCGCCCTGTGGCGGGAACAGCGCGAATTCATGATGCCCTACGTCTTCGACCGCCTCGGCACCAGTCAGCAGGGCGTGCTGGACATCCTGGCCGACTCGATCGGCCGGGGGCAGGAACGCGGCCAGGTGCGCGACGGCGACCCGGACAAGATGGCGTCGATGGTCCTGCTCATCACGCAGTCGGCGATCCAGTCGCGGGCGCTGGTCGAATCCATCCTCGGGGACGAGTGGAGTCGTGAGTTGCACTATGCGCTCTCCGCGTACCTGCGACGTCCCGACGATCTCCCCACTGCGACCTGA
- a CDS encoding AAA family ATPase, whose amino-acid sequence MSASNWRNFKTLDFPMTSRLFVVGPNAAGKSNLIDLLRFLGDIAKPGGGLSSALGQRGGLSKVRSLFARNHAGGRLVIEIDLEDGDDRWSYRLSIRGESGGKNRPVVDGESVHFNGELVLDRPNQADRVDSERLTQTHLEQIAANQDFRVLADYFAKVRYFHLVPQIIREPSRYDLPGEFGGEFIAQMNAVPQKTRDAWLRRMRDALRAAVPEFESLDIEVDAAGRPHLMAGYKNWRKNPARQSEAEFSDGTLRLIGLLWTMVSTPANGGVLLLEEPELSLNASVVRKLPAMLAVSQRAKDIQVILSTHAPELLDDEGVHADEILVLRPAKEGTDAELLADIDEAADELDARLPKSDIVQSLIDPRDLSDLVTVGRDTKKK is encoded by the coding sequence GTGAGCGCCAGCAACTGGCGCAACTTCAAGACGCTTGATTTTCCGATGACGTCGAGGCTGTTCGTCGTCGGACCGAATGCCGCGGGTAAGTCCAATCTCATCGACCTTTTGCGCTTCCTGGGTGATATCGCTAAGCCGGGTGGGGGGCTCTCGTCCGCCTTAGGTCAGCGTGGAGGATTATCTAAAGTCCGGAGTCTGTTTGCCAGAAACCATGCTGGTGGCCGTCTGGTAATTGAGATTGACCTTGAGGACGGCGATGATCGATGGAGTTATCGGCTCTCCATCAGAGGTGAGAGCGGTGGAAAGAACCGGCCCGTCGTCGATGGGGAGTCGGTCCACTTCAACGGGGAACTCGTTCTTGATCGTCCAAACCAGGCTGACCGAGTCGACTCAGAGCGCTTAACTCAAACACATCTTGAGCAGATTGCGGCGAACCAGGACTTTCGAGTTCTAGCCGATTATTTCGCGAAAGTTCGCTACTTTCACCTGGTACCACAGATCATTCGCGAACCCTCTCGCTACGATCTTCCGGGGGAGTTTGGTGGCGAATTTATCGCGCAAATGAATGCAGTGCCACAGAAAACTCGTGACGCGTGGCTCCGGCGAATGCGGGACGCGCTCCGGGCTGCAGTTCCCGAGTTTGAGTCTCTCGATATCGAAGTCGACGCCGCCGGAAGACCGCATTTGATGGCCGGGTATAAGAACTGGCGCAAGAATCCAGCACGGCAATCTGAGGCCGAGTTTTCGGACGGTACTCTAAGACTCATCGGACTTCTGTGGACGATGGTAAGCACACCTGCTAATGGAGGGGTATTGCTACTCGAAGAGCCCGAATTGTCGCTCAACGCTAGCGTCGTTCGAAAGCTCCCAGCGATGCTCGCTGTGTCACAGCGTGCGAAAGATATACAAGTGATCCTTTCGACACATGCACCGGAGTTACTCGATGACGAAGGTGTTCATGCGGACGAGATCCTCGTCCTGAGGCCGGCCAAGGAAGGAACAGACGCAGAGTTGCTCGCGGACATCGATGAGGCAGCCGACGAATTGGATGCGCGGCTGCCAAAGTCCGATATTGTGCAGAGTTTGATTGATCCACGCGACCTCTCGGACTTGGTCACTGTGGGGCGAGACACTAAGAAGAAATGA
- a CDS encoding CocE/NonD family hydrolase produces MRVGMIAGVFGILVALVAAPATAGAAPTSPSGGAPAARWAASHDGPQPYAGVAVTWDVPIRMSDGTVLRANIYRPADRSGRATAKQNPVIVNMTPYTKLVTALGSAVTQHPVLGPLLTQVATGIGQISKPISGALDISQLTDTLRDGGARTFLADFDLVRSGYTQVVVDVRGTGFSQGTWDVFQNREQADTLEVIDWAARQRWSDGKVGMSGVSYSAINQIQAANKNPKALKAIFPVEPGGDLIRDIVAPGGALGSGFLPLWLTLVNTTKMVPNVASMLNGTFDWKWLADRISDPVTFYPQLFAALLTPDIPSVPPELKELLTDTSEPRQAWLDHADRISTPTFIYGGWFDLFTNSEVRMYNKIPLPPGQKQLIMGDGYHLTIGGGQQGRAGTPPRLDVLQKAWFDKWLKGIDNGIDGYGPVNLKQVGDSWISAQQFPRAGMTRQRLYLGDRRSGTAPHAVRDGSLTSAPPASRGRMTISPGVLTLCSRDSAQQMAGATALFPFCAKDARISERNALTFTTPPVRTTRSVSGYSNVRVNAVMDATDGYWTATLNDVAPDGTSKVISSGQVMASLRGYDRSRSQFAANGDVIDPFYTMTLASRQRVAPGRPVAIDIGLLPTEALIKPGHRLRVDVFAMNLPRGLPLRPLLNESQLKPEHIQLDPNRPSFVNLPLSAPLP; encoded by the coding sequence ATGCGGGTGGGGATGATCGCGGGGGTCTTCGGGATCCTTGTTGCGTTGGTGGCGGCACCGGCGACCGCGGGGGCGGCGCCGACGTCACCGTCGGGTGGTGCGCCGGCCGCGCGCTGGGCGGCGTCGCACGACGGGCCGCAGCCGTACGCCGGAGTGGCCGTCACCTGGGACGTGCCGATTCGGATGAGTGACGGAACGGTGTTGCGCGCCAACATCTATCGGCCCGCCGACCGTTCCGGACGCGCGACCGCCAAGCAGAATCCGGTCATCGTCAACATGACCCCGTACACCAAGCTCGTCACCGCGCTCGGGTCCGCGGTCACCCAGCATCCGGTCCTCGGGCCGCTGCTGACGCAGGTCGCGACCGGGATCGGTCAGATCAGCAAGCCGATCAGCGGAGCGCTGGACATCAGCCAGCTGACCGACACCCTCCGCGACGGCGGCGCCCGCACCTTCCTCGCCGACTTCGACCTCGTGCGCAGCGGCTACACCCAGGTCGTCGTCGACGTGCGCGGTACCGGATTCTCCCAGGGCACCTGGGACGTCTTCCAGAACCGGGAACAGGCGGACACTCTCGAGGTCATCGATTGGGCTGCGCGGCAGCGCTGGTCGGACGGCAAGGTCGGGATGTCCGGGGTGTCCTACTCGGCGATCAACCAGATCCAGGCCGCCAACAAGAACCCGAAGGCACTCAAGGCGATCTTCCCGGTGGAGCCGGGTGGCGACCTGATCCGTGACATCGTCGCGCCCGGCGGAGCGCTGGGCTCGGGTTTCCTGCCGCTGTGGCTGACGCTGGTCAACACCACCAAGATGGTCCCCAACGTGGCGTCGATGCTCAACGGGACATTCGACTGGAAGTGGTTGGCGGACCGCATCTCCGATCCCGTGACGTTCTATCCGCAACTCTTCGCGGCGTTGCTGACGCCCGACATCCCGTCGGTACCACCGGAGCTCAAGGAACTGCTGACCGACACCTCCGAACCACGGCAGGCATGGCTCGATCATGCGGACCGCATCAGCACACCGACGTTCATCTACGGCGGCTGGTTCGACCTCTTCACCAACAGTGAAGTCCGCATGTACAACAAGATCCCGTTGCCGCCGGGACAGAAGCAACTCATCATGGGCGACGGCTACCACCTGACCATCGGTGGCGGCCAGCAGGGCCGGGCGGGGACCCCGCCGCGCCTCGATGTGCTGCAGAAGGCGTGGTTCGACAAGTGGCTCAAGGGAATCGACAATGGGATCGACGGCTACGGGCCGGTCAACCTCAAACAGGTGGGCGACAGCTGGATCAGTGCGCAGCAGTTCCCGCGCGCCGGGATGACCCGTCAGCGGCTGTATCTCGGTGATCGCCGCAGTGGAACCGCGCCCCACGCCGTCCGCGACGGCAGCCTGACCTCGGCGCCGCCCGCGTCCCGTGGCCGGATGACCATCTCGCCGGGGGTGCTCACGCTGTGCTCGCGTGACTCGGCCCAGCAGATGGCCGGTGCCACCGCACTGTTCCCCTTCTGCGCCAAGGACGCTCGCATCTCCGAGCGCAATGCGCTCACGTTCACGACACCACCGGTCCGCACCACCCGCAGCGTGTCGGGGTACAGCAACGTCCGGGTCAACGCGGTGATGGACGCGACCGACGGATACTGGACCGCGACGCTCAACGACGTCGCGCCGGACGGGACGTCGAAGGTCATCAGTTCCGGGCAGGTGATGGCGTCGTTGCGCGGGTACGACCGGTCGCGGTCGCAGTTCGCCGCGAACGGCGACGTGATCGACCCGTTCTACACGATGACCCTGGCATCGCGGCAGCGCGTCGCCCCGGGCCGGCCTGTCGCGATCGACATCGGGTTGCTGCCCACCGAGGCGCTGATCAAGCCAGGTCACCGGTTGCGGGTCGACGTGTTCGCGATGAACCTGCCGCGTGGACTTCCGTTGCGTCCGTTGCTCAACGAGTCGCAGCTCAAGCCGGAGCACATCCAGCTCGATCCGAACCGGCCTAGTTTCGTGAACCTCCCGCTGTCCGCGCCGCTGCCCTGA
- a CDS encoding YqgE/AlgH family protein, giving the protein MAGGDDSEDPTPEFYSEGAPDAARDTSSSRRVRPGTLLLASTDLLEPTFARTVIYVMEHNDAGSLGVVLNRMSQTAVHNLLPQWSDLAATPRALYVGGPVKQDAALCLGVMKLGADATGYDALRPIDGRVVLVDLDGDPEELSEVLEGVRVFAGYSGWGIGQLDGELEQDSWMLASALARDLLAPTTTDLWAGVLRRQPWPTPLLASHPIDVSRN; this is encoded by the coding sequence GTGGCCGGCGGCGACGACTCAGAGGACCCGACCCCCGAGTTCTACTCGGAGGGCGCGCCCGATGCCGCACGCGACACCTCCTCCTCCCGGCGAGTCCGGCCGGGCACGCTCCTCCTCGCCTCGACCGATCTCCTCGAACCGACGTTCGCCCGCACGGTCATCTACGTCATGGAGCACAACGACGCCGGCAGTCTGGGTGTGGTGCTCAACCGGATGAGCCAGACGGCGGTCCACAATCTGCTGCCGCAGTGGTCGGATCTCGCGGCCACGCCGCGCGCACTGTACGTCGGCGGGCCGGTCAAGCAGGATGCCGCGCTCTGTCTCGGCGTGATGAAACTCGGCGCCGACGCCACCGGCTACGACGCGCTGCGGCCGATCGACGGGCGAGTGGTGCTGGTCGATCTCGACGGCGATCCCGAAGAGCTGTCCGAGGTGCTCGAGGGCGTCCGGGTGTTCGCTGGGTACTCGGGCTGGGGCATCGGACAGCTGGACGGGGAGCTCGAGCAGGACAGCTGGATGCTGGCGTCCGCGCTCGCGAGGGACCTGCTCGCACCCACCACCACCGACCTCTGGGCCGGCGTCCTGCGCCGGCAACCATGGCCGACGCCGCTGCTGGCAAGCCATCCGATCGACGTCTCCCGCAACTGA
- a CDS encoding CCA tRNA nucleotidyltransferase: MTDPERRTRLLASAAVTLRGLADVLVPLGAVFATAGHELFLVGGSVRDAVLGRLGNDLDFTTDARPEQVAALMNAWADAVWDTGIEFGTVSGRKGDHFVEITTYRSDAYDRVGRNPEVVFGESLDADLVRRDFTVNAMAVRITAEGPAEFCDPLDGMTALLAGVLDTPATPQESFNDDPLRMLRAARFVSQLGFRVAPRVFDAITEMSEQIERITAERVHAELDKLILGEHPLEAIDLMVDTGLAERVLPEVPGMKLTIDEHHQHKDVYQHSLTVLKQAMDLEDGDPDLVLRWAALLHDIGKPATRRHEPGGGVSFHHHEVVGAKMVRRRMRALKYPKAVVDDVAQLVFLHLRFHGYGDGAWTDSAVRRYVTDAGPLLDRLNKLVRADCTTRNKRRARRLQENYDHLESRIAALQAAEDLDRVRPDLDGNAIMELLGLPPGPKVGQAWRFLKELRLDRGPLSHEEAVEALREWWAAQQG, encoded by the coding sequence GTGACAGACCCCGAACGCCGCACGCGCCTGTTGGCGTCGGCGGCCGTGACGTTGCGGGGCCTCGCCGATGTGCTGGTGCCGCTCGGTGCGGTGTTCGCCACCGCAGGCCACGAGTTGTTCCTGGTCGGCGGCTCGGTGCGGGATGCGGTGCTCGGTCGACTGGGCAATGACCTCGACTTCACCACCGACGCCCGGCCCGAGCAGGTGGCCGCTCTCATGAACGCCTGGGCCGACGCGGTCTGGGACACCGGCATCGAGTTCGGCACGGTCAGCGGGCGCAAGGGCGACCACTTCGTGGAGATCACCACCTACCGGTCCGACGCGTACGACCGGGTCGGCCGCAATCCCGAGGTCGTCTTCGGCGAATCACTCGACGCCGACCTGGTGCGTCGTGACTTCACCGTCAATGCGATGGCGGTCCGGATCACCGCCGAAGGTCCGGCCGAGTTCTGCGATCCGCTCGACGGGATGACCGCGTTGCTCGCGGGCGTCCTGGACACCCCGGCGACACCACAGGAGTCGTTCAACGACGACCCGCTCCGGATGCTGCGGGCCGCCCGGTTCGTCTCCCAGCTCGGGTTCCGAGTCGCCCCGCGGGTCTTCGACGCGATCACGGAGATGTCCGAGCAGATCGAACGCATCACCGCCGAGCGGGTCCATGCCGAGCTCGACAAACTCATCCTCGGGGAGCATCCGCTCGAAGCGATCGACCTGATGGTCGATACCGGGCTGGCCGAGCGCGTCCTGCCCGAGGTGCCCGGCATGAAGCTGACCATCGACGAACACCACCAGCACAAGGACGTCTATCAGCACTCGCTGACCGTGCTCAAGCAGGCGATGGACCTCGAGGACGGCGACCCCGATCTCGTCCTGCGCTGGGCTGCCCTCCTGCATGACATCGGCAAGCCCGCCACCCGACGACACGAACCCGGCGGGGGAGTCAGCTTCCATCACCACGAGGTCGTCGGCGCCAAGATGGTCCGCAGGCGGATGCGCGCACTGAAGTATCCGAAGGCCGTCGTCGACGACGTGGCCCAATTGGTGTTCCTGCACTTGCGGTTCCACGGTTACGGTGACGGCGCCTGGACCGATTCGGCCGTCCGCCGGTACGTCACCGACGCCGGACCGCTGCTGGATCGACTGAACAAACTGGTGCGTGCCGACTGCACGACCCGCAACAAGCGGCGCGCGCGTCGGCTGCAGGAGAACTACGACCACCTCGAGTCGCGGATCGCGGCTCTGCAGGCGGCCGAGGATCTCGACCGCGTGCGCCCCGACCTCGACGGCAACGCGATCATGGAGTTGCTCGGCCTGCCCCCGGGTCCCAAGGTGGGTCAGGCCTGGCGCTTCCTCAAGGAACTGCGTCTGGACCGCGGTCCGCTGTCCCACGAGGAAGCCGTCGAGGCCCTGCGGGAGTGGTGGGCGGCGCAGCAGGGCTGA
- a CDS encoding diacylglycerol kinase: MGSPPGSTPDDHRVRHVTILANPHSRHGAGRAVADQAVTEFSARGIDVELVIGRDAEDAAEKAGKAAVSDTDAIAVVGGDGSIRLAVEAMSGTDTPLGIIPAGSGNDTARNLHIPLDDVAAAVEVIARGRTRAVDLGRVTFPDGRSALFATVAATGFDASVTARAIRMSWPKGQARYTIAAALELIGLRSRHYHVRVDDTELDADLVFAAIGNTTSYGGGMQITPTASMTDGLLDLTVATRPKRFARLTVARVFPKVFTGQHVEHPVVRTMRGREVELYCDPTALVSIDGDIIGELPAVFEAVPGSARVFAPSV; encoded by the coding sequence ATGGGATCCCCGCCCGGCTCCACCCCGGATGACCACCGGGTTCGCCATGTGACGATTCTGGCCAACCCCCATTCGCGACACGGCGCCGGCCGGGCGGTCGCCGATCAGGCCGTGACCGAGTTCTCCGCCCGCGGGATCGATGTGGAGCTCGTCATCGGCCGCGACGCCGAGGATGCCGCCGAGAAGGCGGGCAAAGCGGCCGTCAGCGACACCGACGCCATCGCCGTGGTGGGTGGGGACGGCAGCATCCGGCTGGCCGTCGAGGCGATGTCCGGTACGGACACCCCGCTCGGCATCATCCCGGCCGGCTCCGGCAACGACACCGCCCGCAATCTCCACATCCCGCTCGACGACGTCGCGGCGGCGGTCGAGGTGATCGCGAGGGGGCGGACCCGGGCCGTCGACCTGGGCCGCGTCACGTTCCCGGACGGTCGCAGCGCGCTCTTCGCCACAGTCGCGGCCACCGGTTTCGACGCGTCGGTGACCGCTCGCGCGATCCGGATGTCGTGGCCCAAGGGCCAGGCCCGCTACACCATCGCCGCCGCGCTCGAACTGATCGGGCTGCGCTCTCGGCACTATCACGTGCGGGTCGACGACACCGAACTCGACGCCGACCTCGTCTTCGCCGCCATCGGCAACACCACGTCCTACGGCGGAGGCATGCAGATCACCCCGACGGCGTCGATGACCGACGGGCTGCTGGACCTCACCGTCGCGACCCGACCGAAGCGATTCGCCCGGCTCACCGTCGCGCGGGTGTTCCCGAAGGTGTTCACCGGTCAGCACGTCGAGCACCCCGTGGTGCGCACGATGCGCGGCCGGGAGGTCGAATTGTATTGCGATCCAACGGCTCTGGTGTCCATCGACGGCGACATCATCGGTGAGCTGCCGGCGGTCTTCGAAGCGGTGCCGGGGTCGGCGAGGGTGTTCGCGCCTTCGGTGTGA